In Xiphophorus maculatus strain JP 163 A chromosome 9, X_maculatus-5.0-male, whole genome shotgun sequence, the genomic window gtAACTTTGAATCCAAGAAAGATTATGTTGTTCACAGTTTTCCACAAGGATGAATTCTTGGTCCTATTGGGTTTAATTTACTTTTCTTGGTCTTGATGACACACATCTGTGTATATATGTTTATGCTTGCAACGGTAACCTTGTAAATAATCTTGCTGAATGCCACACTGATGTCAAGTTTCTAAAGTTCAATGAGGACAAAACTGAGATTCGTCTTGTGCACCTTGATAAtctgaaaaacatctgaatccTTTGTTGgtttaacttttcagcatgTTAAACCAACATGTCACTTTGAATAGTGActttaattttatgaaacataaaagaCATCCAATGTCTGAATTTTGTCACCCTAGAATCACATCCAAAGTCAGATCCCTTCCATCACAACCTGACTTAGAAAAACGGATTCatgccttttatttatttttattttgaggtcTTCCAATAATCATTTTCTCTTTATACCCAGAATAAACTTTAGATCTGCTCTTGTTTTTCCCGTCATTATGCTCCTGTCCTCTGAAGTTCTCTTTCATAAGACTTCAGATCAGTTTCTAGCTTGTTAACCTTTAAAGCAAACTCGGAACATACTCGTTCTCCCAGAATTTTAGTTAGGCATATTTGGTTTCATAAACGGCATTCTACTTAATATGTTTTAACTATCTTCACTTCCTTCAATTTAGGTTTTTACCGGATCTCTTTTTTGTCaatagttgtttttattctacTTCTCTTTCCTAGCAGATCTAGTCTTCATTTGTCAAATGAAAGGTGCATTATAAACAAGTTTGACTCGACTTCTAATTTACAATTTTAGTGGCAAAACAGCAGGTGGCAGTAGTGCCGCTTCAAATCCTCCAAACCAACTTGAGTTTTAAAATGGTTCATGGCTTCTCGAAAATCAAATGAGAGTTTTGTTGTTCCCCCTTGTATTTCTGAATAGTTTTTTGTGCGTCAACAGGAAAGACTGACCTCTGCTGGGAAATTCCCTGAAGGAGCAGAAGGTAGGTGAATTATTTCAGATTCAAAAGGGAAGTTCCCACCTGTTTGTTTagcttcattttattcaaactgtAGTTGAATCATTTCAGATGACTTTGTTTTACCTTTGGTTCGCATTTGCAGTGAAGAGGAGTGGATTAAATTCACATTGGGACCCTCCTACTTCTTTCTGCACAGCGCGCCCCGACTACAGGCCTCCCTCATCTCTCCGTTCGGGTGTGCAGTGGGCTGACCTCGCTGCCATTCAGTCACAGCTCCAGATACAGAGTCAGGTGTGTGTCCATTTCATcctgttacaaacacaaacctcaggtgttttttttttttatgtgtatgaCCAATACAAAGTCGTGGGCATTGTGAGCTGGAAACAAAACGAATGAATGGTTTTCGATATGTTAGATAGTAAGAATCTGAAAGTGTGGCAGGGATTGGCTTTTCTTCTACTgccacacttaaatgtttcagatcattcaACTGATTTCAATATTacctgatttaatgttttcaaactaTGACTTTTTTGTGCTGTAACAAAACCGTCTGAAGAAACCTGAACCTGTGTGAAAAGTAACTGCTTTCTAAAGGTAATAACTATTTTTGCCACAACTGacatcagagttttttttttctcctcctaaaaataaaattaggcaCATTACAGCATTTTGGAGCATCGTGggcttgttttttctgtgtcgtttgtggttgtaacgtcTGTGTTGCTCACTGCCTTCAAATGCAGCAAAATTCCTGgactttgtttttcctgctctTGCTTTCCAGCTGATTGAGTCCTTCTCAGTGAAACTCAATGGCCTGGAGAGGGAGAAGCAGTCTCAGCAATACCACATCCAGACTCTGCAAGGTATCTCACTTCCACATCTACAACTTTTCCCCCGAATCTCCTACTCGATGCCATTATCTTCTTGTTCATACCACATGCAATGACTCGTTTTATTAGGGAGAAGTTGAAAACTTGAAGGTGTTAGACGTAATTCCTGAAGCAATACAAGAGTTACAATAATTATAAGTTACTAAAGTTCATCTATACGGATACTTTCACAAGTGGAAAacccaaatgtaaaaatgattgaGAACAGGGACGTTTAAACATTTGAATGGAAGTTATTCGTTTTCATTTGTAAGGTTTTACCGATCACTTCCCATCTATGCCAGAGGTAGAACCACAGAGAGACATCATAATGTGTTAAACTATGTCATCATTTCTAAAGCACAATTTTGTTAAAGTTGACTAAAGTGAAAAAATGTAACAGCTGGGCTAATCAGTTATTCCAAATTGTTTTTTAGGTAAAAGTGTGTGTGCTTCTCCTTCCCGCTCCTTCACTTGACCAAGGCTTGCCCCACCTCTCGCCCAACGACAAGGGGGCTTATAGACGATGAGTGTTTTATGTTCTGTCACTGAGAACAGACTCTAAACACACAGCATGTGTATAACGTGACAGTACAGCCAGTAGCCTAATTAGCACATGGCGCCCGACTGTTCTTCAGCAGAGGATGTATCCCACTATTAACTAAATTAGGACTTTGTTCTGATTTAACTCCATCGCTGGCTGTTGCAGAGGAGGTGCGGAGTCTTCGTGGGGAGCTCTGGAAGAAGGACAGAGAAAGGGCAGACCTGAGTTCAGACGTGGAGCGAAGGATGGAGCAGTGGAGGAGAGAGGTTGGCCGTGAGCTCAGCAGCCTTGCGAGGGGAAACGACTTGCGAGGCGACCTGAAGGAGAGGTGCAAAACTCCTGCAGCCGCCGCCTCAACGGATCGCACGAGGGCAACGACATGAACGTTTTTTTGCCTGTCAGTGCCGTGACAtgctttctgtctgtttcttcAGCTTCGGCTCCAAGCTCGGTCGGGACGAGCTGGAACGCCTGCGGAGAGAGCTGGACGCGCTGAAAACACAAATGAGTGAGTCGCAGACACAACCGCAGCTCGGCTCTTAATTCATTGATTCAGCCGCAGAAAGGAAAAGCGCTCCTCATGTTTCCCCTGCTTTCCTTGTTAAAGGGAGACAAGAGGAGGACATGCATCTCCAGCTGACGGAGGCGAGGGAGACGAGAAGACAATGTGAACACAGCCACAAggtaagcacacacacacacctctctgTCTGCTTGAGGCTCGTTGCTTGTGTTGTCTCTGATCCTCAGCAGTTGTTTTGTTGCTCAGACACTGGAGGAGCTGACAGGCAGCTGCAGAACACACAGCAGCGATCTGATGAGGACACTCTGCCGCTATTCGCTCACTCAGCAAGAAGTGCATCAGATGAGGTGCGAGGGagtgtgtgttttcctttttacattAATTCAATAGAATAGAAATGCCCTTTACTGTCCCACCAAGGGGAAATTGTGGTGCCACAGATAGAAAGGTTCACATAAAAAGCTCTTAAAGTGTTAAAAGTAATGTATAAAAAACAGgattaacagtaataataataataatattgtacaagactataacaaaaaataatgtgcAGTTCTTAGAAATAGACGTATCGGATTCATGATCCAAGGGAGGTGCAACTGAGTCGGATCGCTTTTCCAAAAGTGCGCATGATGTGtattgaacattaaaaaaaaagatgtagaTTATTTACAATACAGCATATTGGTGCAGAAGAACAGACGTGCAGTAACAgtggaaatattatttaaagatgAGTAAGACCAGAGCAGATTGTCCAAACGCCTGCATGGATGTAAACACTTACATTGATTTTgttgggagcagtgatggttTTAAAGTCtgacagctgctgggaggaaggatctgcgGTAACGCTTCTTTGTGTATCTAGGATGCAGCAGTCTGAAACTGATCCAGTGAAACTTACGATTGCTTTTATCTAACACAAACCGCatcaaaatggagaaaaagtgtggggggaaaaaagcaaagtttttgcATTCTGTGTGTGCTTcgtctttttattttgcttcacaAATGGCGTCGTCTCCTCCTACAGAACAGCTGTGTCAGAACTGAAGAGTGAAGTGAGGAGTCTCTTTCACCGAGGACAAGAGTTAGCATCTTCGCCGCAACAGCTCACATCGGGTTTGCTCCTCTTTTGTTCTCCGGTTCTTTGTCACTCAGCACAACGGGCCTGTAACCGCAGTTATCGTTCGCTTTCTAGGGGACCCGCCGCTCCCGGTCCCTCGGAGCCACAGCAAAGGACTCACAGCTGATGAGGCGGATTCAGACTCGGAGGATTTCAGTCCGACCCCGAGTCTCTCGGAGATCAGCTCTGATGATCTGTCCTGGCTGGAGGACAAAGAGCCCGGTAGGAATTTACAGAAAACTATTCACACTTCTTGGAGGTTTCCCACGTTTTGGACTGCAGTGATTTCATAGGAATGAACAACACtagtaattgtgaagtggaaggagaaTCTTTGATGCtttgcaaaatatttacaaatatttttttttaaaaacaagtattttaaaaaattgactaAATGATGCTGCCAATACTTATTATGATTCATATTTTGCAGGTTGTGGGTAAGAGGGATTAAAGTTATAACTTAAGTACAAGAACAATTGACTCACATGCCAGAACTGGAAAACACTGAGCAAACTGTACAAAGTTTCAATTAAATTATCGATACTTAAGTTGCTAAGTAAGCAAGAAAGAGTAAGCCGGATTTATACCAAGATTAAGTTAACcacagaaagacatttttttctgagtagttaacaactgaaagtaattCATTTCGCTGGAATTTTGTCTGCGCGTAGCTTTTGCAAACCACGCatccttttctttccacattACTGTCACTACTTTGTGTCAAATAGAATTCCAGTGAaacacattgaggtttgtggtttcaACTTGAGGAAAACGTGGAAATGCACCCGGTGTCTCCTGGGGAACCGCACAGCTGAGCGTGCCGAAGCATTATCCGGGACAAGCTCATAAACCTGTTCTCACAAACAGCAGAACAGTTCGACCAAATGGTTACAGGGTgacggattttttttttttttttttaagcaagttGGGACCTGTAGTTTACTCGTTATGCCTCCCCCGCACACCTGGCTCAGCCTGTCCGACTGATGCCGTTGGATTTGACtcacaaagtgaaacagaaacctTTGCCTGccaattttgcttttgttttaatagaATTACTTTTGGCATCATGTTTGCCACTTTGAAGTCCGGTAAGGAGCTGTTTTCTCACCTAATGCTAATTGTACTCTACAATATTTAAAGGCCTGAGAAAGTCACATATATTAGGCTTTCAATATTAGACTAGAACTGAAAAATCCACACTTAATGACGTGCAGCAGCAAAGGAATACGTTAAAAGTCCCGCCGTGTGCGGATGAAGCTCGT contains:
- the LOC111609674 gene encoding uncharacterized protein LOC111609674, with protein sequence MNWDSQLNSILSVADGNVAKMRERLTSAGKFPEGAEVKRSGLNSHWDPPTSFCTARPDYRPPSSLRSGVQWADLAAIQSQLQIQSQLIESFSVKLNGLEREKQSQQYHIQTLQEEVRSLRGELWKKDRERADLSSDVERRMEQWRREVGRELSSLARGNDLRGDLKESFGSKLGRDELERLRRELDALKTQMRRQEEDMHLQLTEARETRRQCEHSHKTLEELTGSCRTHSSDLMRTLCRYSLTQQEVHQMRTAVSELKSEVRSLFHRGQELASSPQQLTSGDPPLPVPRSHSKGLTADEADSDSEDFSPTPSLSEISSDDLSWLEDKEPAPRRRKPRSAKSTRSVFTAPKSDVEDDGDDDLLNDVDVCPELESDLSLTDL